The sequence ATCCCCATGATGATTTCAAACTTTTCATCATTTCATAAAAAGTTTCTCGTTTTTCATCTTCGTAAGCACGCCGGTCATCTTTCTTTAAATCCGGCAGTTTATGATGTGAAAGAATCAGCCAGGTGAGACATTCTGCGGCAGGCGGAAGCTTCTTTAGCTTCGTTACATCCGATTTCCCCGCTTTTGCTTCATTTTCCAAGATATTTAAAACAGTTTCTTCCTCAAATGTGCCATCAGCAAACTTTTTGAGCCAAGGTGTATCATCTTCAAAATCGCCTGATGCTTCTACGCATGCTTCAATCATCTTGCAGCTCATCCATTCGTGACGGAAGGGATCTCGCTCTTTCGTTCCTGCGCGCAGCTTCTTTTGAAAGAAATCCGAGGCTTTGCCCCAATCATGAAAAAGTCCCGCCAGACCTGCCAGCTCTTTAACGATCGGCAGGTACTGCCAATCATTCTCCCACTCACTGTGTATAATTTTCTTTTTCGTTGTATTAACGGGTACAGCACCTGAATCATTGAACTGACTCCTGTCGCCGACGATCCACAATAAATCGCTTCTTGCCCTCGACCGGATCCAGTGGCAGGAAACTGCCGTATTTTTTGTCGCATTTCTCCGAAGCGCAGTCCGCACGGCTTCCAGACCGTCTGCGGTAATAACAGTGCGCCAGGCGTCATCCCCGATTCTTTCCGCAAAGCTGTCCAAGATTGTACGGACCGTTTTCTGTGACTTGCCTGTGCTTCGGCTGATCAATAATACCATCATAGGAAATCACCCGGCCCATATTTCAAACTACTGCGTTGGACGATTTCAAACATGTAATCCAGTGCTTTATGTTCTGTCAATTTATTCAGACATGTCATCCGGAAATGCTTGTCATCATCACCTCTAGCTGCTGAAATAAAACTCCAAGGCAGAATAATTGAGTCTTTGATCAGGTCTGCTACATCAAAGACAAGCGCACCGCGTCTTGTTTTACCATGCATGACCGCAAACCCATGCGGAATTCCCAGTACCCAGAGAGTGCAAGCTGCCAAACCATAGGCAAGGTAGTTTCCATGATTCAGGAAGATGTTCGCTTCATCATCACCGTCATGATTCCTGGTAAAATCCGGAAGTCTGGTTCTCTTAGCTGCATATTTATAGAGGGACTTGGTGAATTTTGCTTCTGACAGTAGCAGTTCCGTTACGTCTTTTGCACTGTCTATCTTACCTCTATAAACAGCAAGCGCTCTTTCGATTTCAGGATCGTCCGCATTGAAATTTTCCTCATGCAGATCCCTGTCTTTCCCCCATGTTTTTTCAAGGAAATCACATCTAGCTCTTTGGAAGTCTCTTGCCGTTTCGAGGCGTTTTTCTTTGTTCATCCAAAACGAGATCCATCCTTGCATATACTCCGTCGGACGATATTCGCTCTGCGGCATCATCCATTCAATATCCGTACCGGCAAAAAGAGGCGTACCACCGCCCCCGCAAAATCCGATCATGACACCTGCAGAAGCAAGCACCCGGACAGCTGCCTGCGTCAAAGATGTACCGCTCCCCAAAAGAATGACCGTCGTATTGGCAACAGGAATATTCCAGAATAAATTTTCATCGCTGCTTTCAGTCAAGTAGACGACACGTCCATCCTTCTGCATGACG is a genomic window of Veillonellaceae bacterium containing:
- the cas1f gene encoding type I-F CRISPR-associated endonuclease Cas1f; this encodes MKEILKKSNYKAILHSKRANIYYLEKCRVMQKDGRVVYLTESSDENLFWNIPVANTTVILLGSGTSLTQAAVRVLASAGVMIGFCGGGGTPLFAGTDIEWMMPQSEYRPTEYMQGWISFWMNKEKRLETARDFQRARCDFLEKTWGKDRDLHEENFNADDPEIERALAVYRGKIDSAKDVTELLLSEAKFTKSLYKYAAKRTRLPDFTRNHDGDDEANIFLNHGNYLAYGLAACTLWVLGIPHGFAVMHGKTRRGALVFDVADLIKDSIILPWSFISAARGDDDKHFRMTCLNKLTEHKALDYMFEIVQRSSLKYGPGDFL